Sequence from the Thermococcus nautili genome:
CGCCTCCATGTCGCAGCCGTCCGCTATCGTGACGAGCGAGCCCTCTATCGTCGTGCACGGCACGTGCTCGTCGTGGGTGTATATCGCGTTGAGCGTCAGGGCCTTGAGGAGTAGCGGGTCGCGCCTTTCAAACTCCCCCACGAGCTTCTCAACTATCGGCTCGGCTAAGAAAACGCTGAACTCGTAGTGGTTTATCCTGTGTATCATGTTGCCGATGTCGTGCAGGAGCGCTCCGAAGGCGACGATGAACTTGCTCCACCAGAAAGGTTTACCGAGCTTCTCGGCCGTCGTCTGGATTCCGAACTTCCTGAGGATTCTCAGCAGTTCCAAGGCTCTCCTCGTCGTCAGGAGGACGTGGACCGGCCCGTGGTCGTTGAACTGGTAGACGTTGAGCACTATGTAGTTGGTGGTGTCGAAGTAGTAGTGGTACTCCCTGAAGGTTCTCTCGTAGGTCTCGAAAAGCCTGTCGTCGTCGAGGAGTTCTCTAATCTCCTTCAGAAGTTCCTCCTCGGTGTACATTCTCCCACCCAAGGGCCAAACGGCGGGGAGAATTTAAGGGTTTTGAACGGGATTCGGTGAAAAAGGCTGGCGTTTGCAGGGAGGTTTTGACG
This genomic interval carries:
- a CDS encoding HD domain-containing protein, with protein sequence MYTEEELLKEIRELLDDDRLFETYERTFREYHYYFDTTNYIVLNVYQFNDHGPVHVLLTTRRALELLRILRKFGIQTTAEKLGKPFWWSKFIVAFGALLHDIGNMIHRINHYEFSVFLAEPIVEKLVGEFERRDPLLLKALTLNAIYTHDEHVPCTTIEGSLVTIADGCDMEAGRSRLVHKKDRVDIHAVSALAIERVEIREGDERQPILIEIWMKHPAGIFQVDEILTKKVKSSLLAGKVRLRIHTGKDGETLEKVI